A part of Balneola sp. genomic DNA contains:
- a CDS encoding DUF3052 domain-containing protein, whose product MAGYSGTPLVKKLGIKQGMRVLFVNEPSHYMDLLGELPEEIAILDLKAEELNFIHFFCEDLETLHNLFPILKEKLTKTGMIWISWIKKASKNFSWTFTEAEVRRYGLQIGLVDVKVCAVDEDWSGLKFMYRREDR is encoded by the coding sequence ATGGCCGGATATTCAGGTACTCCGCTGGTTAAGAAGCTAGGCATAAAGCAAGGTATGCGGGTGTTATTTGTAAATGAACCTTCTCACTACATGGATTTGTTGGGAGAGCTTCCTGAAGAAATTGCCATTCTTGATCTTAAAGCTGAAGAACTGAATTTCATTCACTTTTTTTGTGAAGATCTGGAAACACTTCATAATCTATTTCCCATTTTAAAGGAAAAACTTACCAAAACAGGGATGATTTGGATTTCCTGGATTAAAAAAGCGTCCAAAAACTTTAGCTGGACATTTACAGAAGCAGAGGTAAGAAGATACGGGCTGCAAATCGGGTTGGTAGATGTGAAGGTGTGCGCTGTGGATGAAGACTGGAGTGGCCTGAAATTTATGTACAGGCGTGAAGATCGTTAG
- a CDS encoding alcohol dehydrogenase, with protein sequence MKALVYKGIKQVEVIDVPNPEILTPNDVIVKVECAAICGSDMHVYHGREQGIDINTIMGHEFVGTVIEIGDSVKRFKPGDEVISPFTTNCGQCYYCENGLTARCEQSQLYGWVEQGIGLHGIHAEFARVPFADSTLVHKPEHISWERANLISDNLPTGYFGVEMVEINPKGVYAVLGCGSVGLMAALSAFEQGATRVYALDRIPFRLEKAASFGAIPINIDQEDAVKKIKAETGGRGVDGAIEAVGSAPPLKLAFDLLRPGGVLGSVGVQAFDKLPFSPPNLYDKNVTMKFGRCSARHYIDKVLPIIDTLPADVLDVVTHQFPLAEAKEAYRVFDEEKESAIKVLLKP encoded by the coding sequence ATGAAAGCACTGGTCTATAAGGGAATAAAACAGGTAGAGGTAATAGATGTACCCAATCCTGAGATTCTGACCCCGAATGATGTAATTGTAAAAGTTGAATGTGCAGCGATTTGCGGTTCTGATATGCATGTATATCATGGCCGGGAACAAGGGATCGATATTAATACAATAATGGGGCACGAGTTCGTAGGAACTGTCATTGAAATCGGTGATTCAGTCAAGAGATTTAAGCCAGGAGATGAAGTAATAAGTCCTTTTACTACAAATTGCGGGCAATGCTATTATTGCGAAAATGGGTTAACGGCAAGATGCGAGCAAAGCCAACTATATGGATGGGTGGAACAAGGAATAGGTTTACATGGTATTCACGCAGAATTTGCAAGAGTTCCATTCGCAGACTCAACGCTGGTTCATAAACCTGAGCATATAAGTTGGGAACGGGCGAATCTCATTTCTGATAATTTACCTACCGGGTATTTCGGAGTAGAAATGGTAGAGATAAATCCGAAAGGGGTGTATGCGGTTTTAGGCTGCGGGTCTGTAGGATTAATGGCTGCTTTAAGTGCTTTCGAACAAGGTGCAACGAGGGTGTACGCACTAGATAGAATACCTTTTCGATTAGAAAAAGCAGCCTCTTTTGGAGCGATTCCGATCAATATTGATCAGGAAGATGCCGTGAAAAAAATTAAAGCAGAGACTGGAGGAAGAGGGGTGGATGGAGCGATTGAGGCGGTAGGGAGTGCTCCTCCTCTAAAACTGGCGTTCGATTTGTTAAGGCCCGGAGGAGTACTTGGATCAGTTGGAGTTCAGGCTTTTGACAAGCTGCCATTTTCTCCTCCAAACCTCTATGATAAAAACGTTACTATGAAGTTTGGAAGATGCTCGGCCAGGCACTATATCGATAAAGTACTGCCGATAATTGACACGTTACCTGCTGATGTATTGGATGTAGTAACTCATCAATTTCCTCTGGCTGAAGCAAAAGAAGCATATCGGGTATTCGATGAAGAAAAAGAAAGTGCAATTAAGGTTTTACTGAAGCCTTAA
- a CDS encoding type I restriction enzyme HsdR N-terminal domain-containing protein — MKSSSTHHFPQVIFRNEEKLLWNPILKKPYKHLPEERVRLAFVEYLMLEAGVSKNRISFESPVRLPGDKGASRTDIVCYNEHFKPQLLVECKAGDVSLNEKTALQIARYNQKVNAPFLLVTNGLTYYWFSRDESLLKQLSELPIEYDSKHEINRDSEYWIKRGFLGKNSSDTVQDWAVKNSQLLYSNSDSSVHYLRFKDSQFELELANYYRIFSTGNGLNLAVAITATPKGGSTLNVVMNRQHSNVGIISVSLDAVKNADRENATLMNEKGITRFDAVQELGFSFDQDAETVFEPIARLSS, encoded by the coding sequence TTGAAAAGCAGTAGCACACATCATTTTCCTCAGGTAATCTTCCGGAATGAAGAGAAGCTCCTCTGGAATCCTATCCTTAAGAAGCCCTATAAACACCTTCCGGAAGAAAGAGTTCGACTCGCTTTTGTGGAATATTTGATGCTTGAGGCAGGTGTTTCCAAAAATCGTATTTCTTTTGAATCACCAGTTCGTTTACCAGGTGATAAAGGAGCTTCCAGAACAGATATTGTGTGCTATAATGAACACTTTAAACCCCAACTTCTGGTAGAGTGTAAAGCAGGAGATGTCTCTTTAAATGAAAAGACCGCACTCCAAATAGCCCGATATAATCAAAAAGTAAACGCGCCATTTTTACTGGTTACCAATGGCCTTACATATTATTGGTTTTCGCGTGATGAATCACTCCTAAAGCAACTCTCTGAATTACCAATTGAATATGATTCTAAACATGAGATTAACAGAGATTCTGAATATTGGATTAAACGAGGGTTTTTAGGGAAAAACTCTTCTGATACCGTTCAGGATTGGGCAGTCAAAAACTCTCAATTATTGTATTCCAACAGCGATTCTAGTGTTCATTATTTGAGATTTAAAGACTCCCAGTTCGAACTTGAATTGGCGAATTATTACCGAATCTTCTCAACAGGAAATGGACTTAACTTAGCAGTAGCAATAACCGCTACTCCAAAAGGCGGCTCTACACTTAATGTGGTTATGAACAGACAGCATTCAAACGTGGGTATTATTTCTGTTTCTCTTGATGCAGTAAAAAATGCTGATAGAGAAAATGCTACGCTCATGAATGAGAAAGGGATTACCCGTTTTGATGCCGTTCAGGAGCTGGGCTTTTCTTTTGATCAGGATGCAGAAACTGTATTCGAACCTATAGCAAGGTTGTCATCCTGA
- a CDS encoding nicotinamide riboside transporter PnuC encodes MQVIIDGFINGITQTSGLEWVAVTTGLLSVWFSMKENILVYPFGIVSVLIYVHLAFNYQLYADMGVNSYYFVMSVYGWYHWKDTKDSARVQIPITTNSRTEWMISAGILIGSFLILSFVLINFTDSDVPIWDATTTCFAITGMWLMAQKKLEHWLAWIITDLISIPLYFYKGLILTSVQFLIFTILAIAGFIAWKNSLSNQDDNLAIGSNTVSAS; translated from the coding sequence ATGCAAGTGATCATTGACGGCTTTATAAATGGAATCACCCAGACTTCGGGCTTGGAATGGGTAGCAGTAACCACCGGTCTTTTAAGTGTCTGGTTTTCTATGAAAGAAAATATCTTGGTCTACCCTTTTGGAATTGTAAGTGTGCTCATTTATGTGCACCTGGCATTTAATTATCAGTTATATGCCGATATGGGGGTAAACAGCTACTATTTTGTGATGAGTGTTTATGGTTGGTATCACTGGAAAGACACTAAGGATAGTGCCCGAGTTCAAATCCCAATAACTACAAATTCTAGAACGGAATGGATGATATCGGCAGGAATTCTTATAGGTTCGTTTTTAATACTCTCTTTTGTGCTAATCAACTTTACCGACAGCGATGTTCCTATTTGGGATGCTACTACAACCTGTTTCGCTATTACTGGAATGTGGTTAATGGCACAAAAAAAACTGGAACACTGGCTGGCATGGATTATTACAGATCTTATTTCCATCCCTCTTTATTTTTATAAAGGCCTGATACTTACCAGTGTTCAATTTCTCATATTCACGATCCTTGCAATAGCAGGTTTTATTGCCTGGAAAAACTCATTAAGTAATCAGGATGACAACCTTGCTATAGGTTCGAATACAGTTTCTGCATCCTGA